TTCTTATTTGCATCCATTTAAGTAGAAAACTGATAGAACATGGACAAAAAGATTTCCAACCCAACAAAACTGAAGCACCAAATTACCACAAACGCGATGGGTTGGCCAGCAAATCTGGTAAGATCGTCAGCAAATAGGGGTTCAGGACCAAACATAGTCTTAGCTCCGACATTGTCCCCGCCTTCTGGAATATCCCTGAAAGAAATAACTCCAGCTACTCCTTGTAGTGTCTTAGATATGATTTCAACACTCTTTACCCGTGCCAAAGGCTTTTTGCTATAAATGAATGCACCATAAAGGCAGTTTGTTGGTGAAGGAAGATCATCCACATAGACAGCTTCACCTGCATGATTGGCAAAAAAAACTTTCAGAAAGATGAGAAGAGACAAATCAACTAGTGATTACAGTTACATCACCCAGTCGCTGAAAAGAATTAAGAGAAAGACAAAAGAGTACCATGTAACGGAAATAAGAAACATTCAGTTAAGAGTCTTAGAGAGGAGAGGACTAAAACCCCAAAACAAGTAATATTCTAGAAACAGTTAAAACAATGAGTTAGAGGAAGGGAAGAAAATGAGGAATAAATTAAACTGATCTGGGAGTCTGTCAGACTCTATAACACCTGACctaaaataaattaaactaGTTATTGTGTCCAACTGCAAGTGTTCACTAAACTTAATCAGTGAGTGAGCAGTCTAACTTTACCGTTAAGCACTTCAAtgaggaaaaagaaattaagcCATGCCCATGCTGACTAAGAGTTAAAAAGGGGGATAGAACAAACCAGAAGCTTGGATGGCAGCACCAGCTTTTATAATTGGCACACCTACTGGATAATTTGTCAGGTTTGATTCCACCACCTGTTTTCCAGACAGTGACAATGCTGCATTTTCAATACAACTGAACTGCTTATGACTATTACATCCATCCAACAAGGAGTGAAGAAACTCAAAGAGAAAACTAACAGCCAAGCTTGACCTGTAAGCTGCTCTTGTAGTCCCAACTTCCGGAACAATTGTGGCTCCAAGCAATTTAATTGCTTCAAAAAGAACATTAACACTCAATAGTTTTCCAGCTAAGAAATCCTCAACCATTCTTGCCCTTGTTGCATGTTTTATCCCATAAGCACCAAAAGCCAACTGAATATTGTCTATAATAACTCCACTTGAAGTTTCACAAGGTGTGACTTTAGCCAAGAACGCAGCATTTAAATAAGCCAATGAATTGCCCAAGGGTCGTGGTGCAGCACGATAGGTTTCAAACAGCAACTTGGCGTCTGTTTTGGTAAAACCATTTCTAGCTGTTTCCCAACATGGAATGTGTACACTTAAAAGCACGCTTCTGGAGTCTAAAGGAGGTCTTCCCAAGAATTCCTCTAATGTTAGCTTTTCATGTATCAGATCTGTCATTATATTCACTGACGAACCGGCAGCAAGAAGTATTGTAGCGATATCTGAAGGAAAATGATTCCGTTGTGCCATCAACAAATTTCCCCCCACACTGGCTGAGTTTCGGATAAACCCTGAAGCAATCTTCTCCATATGGTCAGCGATTCTTTGGAACACTGCCTCAGCATGTGGATGAAACTCAaagtctttttctttcttcaaagcTAAGATAGCTTTTGAGATCGTCACAGTTGCTCCAATTTCGATTCCCAGATTATCCCTTCTAATCACCGAGAGCTCAGGGATGTACCTCAGATTAACGAATTTGTCATAGTGCTCTATTTCCTTGTAATAACCCGCCCCGGTGTTACCAACAACTAATTTCACCCGTGTATTGTTTTCATTTGAATTGGATATCAACATGCTTTGAAGCTCCTTAACACTAACAGGATTATACCAAGAATATCTTTTAGAATTACAAAGCACAGAAGACCTGATTTCATTTTTCAAGAACTCAGGAAATGTACAGATCCCATCACTTGGGTTATAAAATGGTAATTTACTTACTTTCACCTCCTTGCAATCTCCTTTCTCCCAAAAAGAATTGATTCCTAAATCTTCCATGTCAACATCAGCTGCAAAGCTTTTGCAGGCATCAGCAATGGGTCGATACCCAGTACATCGACAGAGATTCCCGGAAATAGCCTTTTCAGCTTCTGAAACTGTGAGCTTGGAGAATCCCGGAGGAGGCTCCACCCGTGGTGTTTTTTCCGCATTGATAAGAGCTGAGAAGAGAGAAACGCACATCCCGGGCGTACAAAAGCCACATTGCGATGCATGGAAACCAGAAAACCTTTGGTGAATTGGGTGAAATCCATCTCTACTATTTCCAAGGCCTTCACTTGTAGTAATTGAGCACCTATCTACACTGCAAAGAAGAGTAAGACATGAACTCACAGTAAAATGTTCAAGTTCTTCACTAATGGGGTCGTACTTCGACAGTAGAACAACACAAGCACCACATCCACCTGTGACCATGAAAATTTGACGAGTGAGTATCACTTAACCAAATGTATGTCAGACGAGACTTTTCATTATAAATTGATAACCTATATTTCCCCATGTCAGTATTAAGGAAAACTAGGGTGCCCTATAAGATTGCGACAAACACAAACAACTGATAGAAAAATAGCTCAACCAGAAAAATTACTTTGCCTCGCTTCTTGGTGGCAAAAACGGAAAAGAATGGAACATGGAATCATGTGCCTGTACAAAAACTTCCCAAGTGCCTTACCTTTTAATATGCAACTCTCCTTTTATGGTCATTTATTTCCCATGCCTAAGCATCTTCTCTACCAAACAAAATGTGATCTTCCTTCTTCTCTTACATCTTATGTTTGCTTTTTTTGTactttccctctccctctcctcttctTTTAAGTACTCTCTCCACTTTCTCTTCATATTTTCAAGAACACTTAAGATTACTTTTccactaaataaaataaaattatactCTATACTTTTTGTGTGCCACACTTGCTCTTGGCTTTTGCTTATGCTCCATAGCAATTATATAAATTTGAAGGTAAGGAGCGGAAAAAGATTGAGTGAGAGGAGAAATGTTTCCATTAGGGGCAATCTTATCATCTAATCCTTACGTATCATACCGCACTTTAAATTTCATTCGCTTTCGGAAATATGAATTTAGTTTGCAAAAAGATTTGCATAACTAATCAAGCCATGCTTCCATTGGATGCCAAGAAAAGGGAAACCATATATTGTTTATGGAAGTTATGTTGCTGTATGTATTTAAactaagttacaatctcacggTGTCAAAATGGTGTCTATATAGTTTAATGACTTGGTATCCCTACCTGATGAAATAATCAATTAAGAATTGACAAGCAAAATTATCCATTAGTTTAGCTATGAATTAAAGAATATGCACACtgtttataaatatatattgcaCATAAGCCTTTATAGTAGATCAAATTCTAAATAGTAGAAAAACGATCCACTTTATTTcattaagaaaatgaaaactaacaaatccttaaaaaaaaaactccattatCACGAATGatagaaacttattcacggctcaaCCATGAACAAGTTCTTTATAGCAGCAACTAATCATGACCctccaaaagtgttctggatggtccggattttaatgaaacttttccggagaaCGGgagaagagtttaactcttttccggaaaagtttcattaacatctggACCGCGATTGGCTCCGTAAACAAATATTCACGGCTCCGctgttaaaaagattttctcatcGCGAACAGAAAGAAATCAAATCATCCTACTTTGGTCAACATACATTACAACAGCCTATCTAGGTAGTCAActttcaagctcaaaaaagaAGTAGTCAACTTTCAGAACAAGGAAATCTGTCCACCAAAGTCAATGATGAACAAAAACCCAGATTACAATCCAGCAATCCCCACCAACCCATTCACTCACTGATACTCCCAAGTCGTTTTTTCCTTACTCTATGGTAATAGAGTTATCAGTAACGTGGTAAATGTTGTCAACAAGTATCATAAGTATTTCTTAAAGAAGTATAACCATGCAATATAGTAAGTGTTGCATTAAGGAATGGTATATAAAAGGGACTTGTTTCTGTCGTAagtaatactattttttttgtcaaaaattcttaaaatcaTCCAGTTTTTAGCAAATTCATCCTACTTTTTTGAGTGGTTTTGATCTAAAGATGGTAATTTACctacttttcaattttcaatttaaaGGTCCACTTTTAACGGGAGTATCATACTCCCATATCACTTGGGAGTATTGTAGAAGTTTTGTTCACTCATAcataacaaaatacaaaatagatagagagagagagagagacgggtaACCTTCGCCGCAGCTGAGCTTGACACTCTTGAACCTTGTTTGGGAACGCAAGAATTGGAGCAAAGTAGTAGAAGGGTCAACGGTGGATAGCTCGAACCTCTCCCCATTCACTGCAAAGACTAGACCGTCTCCtcccaatcctctctctctcattgctTCTTCTGCTGCcgctttttctctctcctcctccatgCCCATTATACAGTCAGCTCAGTTCTACCGTTGTAGTCAGACCCacgaaaagaaaaggggaaagacACAAAATAAACTTAATGCAAATAAATAtaagggaaagactacaatacaccctcttatttgggtgtgtatcatatgcaccccaaaatattatgaattataaagaaaatgttatgaatcgtattgctaaaaagttatgaatcgtataaggttacgagatacaccaaaatattatgaatcataatgaaaatgttacgaatcgtactgttgaaaagttatgaattctagaacaaaagttacgaaacactctaaaacgttatgaatgaaccacaaaataggTGCATAAGGTACACCCTTCTAAGAGGTATGTATTGGTGCATACGCTACACCCTTTTAAAGAGTGTGTATTGtaaattttttctaaatttataaatataaatatggtacacccttttaaggggtgtgtattgtaaattttttctaaatttataaatataaatataaatgcTCAAAATGGTCAACGGCTGATCTCAGAATGCGAACAGCTGTGCTTCCCAcgccaccccaccccaccccaatGGTTATAAAATTATTCTGAGTTTCTATTTGGTGACACCTGGTGTTTGGGTCAAGTTGTATACACTTTAAACTGATCACTATAATCATCGCTTACGCGTGGAGTGAGGCGCGGCTCCGAAATTTGCTAGCTAGTATAATTCAACCTGGGACCCAGTCAAAAAGCAAATACTTTAAGTGCGAGGCCATGACAAGTTTCCCAGCTTGCGGCTAGAAtcgttctttttcctttttctgtatTTTATCTGCAAAATCCGTATCATTTGGTAGTGGCGTATAGATATTGAAGAGCTGATATGAGAGTGGAAATTTCTGCCTATCACTATCACAATGGAATAGTAATTTGAACGTGGCATCTTCTGCACCCTTTTATCCCCGGCACCCATAcccgtttttttttaatagtcgGGTGTTTGTGCCTGTTTTCTCGCACTTCGACTTATATCATAGCTTTGAGGCTTCGTTTGATTCGCGGATCAATTATTTGGGATAGGACTTCAGTATTATGGaataatttttgtctctatatGGGTTACTGCATTATCCCCGGGGAGGAGAAATTACAAAGGATAAACAAAGaatggattatttttaaaaatattttaatgataTTAGAGttgatttcaaaaagtattttcagaattattttctttaatatcAATTTCAGAAAATGTTTAACAGCCAAACAAACTTCTAAGTAAATTGGAGATTATTCGCTTTGGAACTcgaggagtaattattcagtgccccaAACTTTTATCTACGACATATTTATGTGGGCTTTATACATTTTGTGGCGGAGACCACAAAAAATGTATGGTGAAAAAAGAGTTTGaagcaccacgtggcggtgcccaagagcatttaataatttttttaactctAGACTCAATCCCCTCTCTATGCGTATGATCTCTAATAAGtttttcctcttatttttctATCAACCTCCACTACACAAAAAACCCTCTTTTAAATCAAAACCGAACGGAATTTTAGTGTGCCTAaatgagttgatagcacctaaaaAGTTTTAAGCCCAAAATCTTAAGAAGGAACGAACCCATCTCGGTCCTTGATGACCGCATTGATTTGCAATTTCATCCTCTCAGTACCACACATCCCCTTCTTTACAAGCGCAAAACAATCGATTGCCATCCATTGCTTCCGGCGAGGATCTTTGAGTGAAGACATTATTGAAGACTTTTTATTAATTGTAAATTTAAAGAGGCacaaaataattactactatATTACTATTTGAGTAACATTTAAGTGAGAGTCACTTAGTCTTGGTCACAATTTTTCAAACGCTCTCAATTCTTgcaatttaaatttttgttatttgGAAGAGTTTTGAAAGACGCCTTCACGCTCACATCCACCtgcacattatgtgacttaggtcaTTTTATAAGTTTGTTGAGGCATGTAGTGAGTTTGAAgagatttttactcaaatatatTAAAGTTCAACTGAAAAAAAACATAGGCTAAGGGCTGGATGGTCTAAAGTTTGAGCGTATGagcttttgagaaattttgaggACATCACAAGATAGTAATCATTACATCTCTATTTTTATTGGGCTGCTAATTttgtcacttccttttttgttaacgtcactcccctgcaaatgtatttttggtgcaaaaatacacttgcaggagagtgacgttaataaaaaaaggagtgatTGTTATCATATATATACTGGAGTACTAAAGTTTTAGTAATTAATAAATAGCTAAGCAGTACATCTCACTGGACACTGATCCGCTTGACGCGGAAATAAAGATTAATTAAATAGAAAAGCTACTCCAATTCCTATCTCAACTTAATAGAATTATGTATGCATTGTGCATGTATATACTATTACTATCTTCTTTCCCTATAATATGCTTATGAATTAccgcaaaaaaaataaaaaaatatttccttcataTACTATGGAAAGTTCAAGATGATGTACCGTAATAGAAAACAATAGTGTGAAAAGATTTACTTAGTTCAAGTACGGACCCAAATGAAGGCACATGGAGTCACGTGCGCCTACAGCCCCCACGCACCCAGAGGTTTTTTctttctgctgctgctgtatTGAACACTAACAGTTGTACTTAGATATAGTTTGGTTCCTCTGCTGCTATCCTTCTGCTACACCAGAcaccattttcgttttttttcccccctctctctccacacacatGCATAAGAGTTTTGATTGGACTTGACattaatgctctctctctctctctcttgattggACTTGACattaatgctctctctctctctctctctctctctctctctcacacacacacacacacacacacccccctcCACAAGGGCCTTTAATAGAaatttagattgaaaattgcaacTTGAAATCTGAAGGTTTTTTAATGTTAGTAGTTTAGAACTTATCCAAAAAAGAGggtaatttataaaatatatagaAAATAATTGTGTATCTTAATTGTTGAATTGTGAGTACATAAAAAATTGGACTTTGTACTCATTCTTTTTGTATGTATCTTTTGATAGTATGGAAAAATTAATCTTTCATTTAATTACCTGTTTTTTGCTCATCGAtagattttcatttattttttcacataatcatgcttaatcttttcctttaagaatTTGTACCCACATCTTGAGTAAATCTTGGATCCGCCATTGgttctaaaagaaaaaagttaaaaaagaacAGTAAACATTAATttgaaagaagggaaaaaaaaagaggaaattttATATAAATGGTTCTCTTAGTTTCATCCAAGTCTCATTTTCGTTCTCTAAatattaattataacttttttgaccttcaaatttgattttcataCTAAATTGGTCCAATCGATAACTTCTGTCAGCCAAACtagacgaaaaaaattaaattgatgaCAATTTGGACATTGCAGTTCATACCAAGtcggtccaattgataacgtctgccctcaatctaatttt
The sequence above is a segment of the Rhododendron vialii isolate Sample 1 chromosome 13a, ASM3025357v1 genome. Coding sequences within it:
- the LOC131312477 gene encoding indole-3-acetaldehyde oxidase-like, with protein sequence MGMEEEREKAAAEEAMRERGLGGDGLVFAVNGERFELSTVDPSTTLLQFLRSQTRFKSVKLSCGEGGCGACVVLLSKYDPISEELEHFTVSSCLTLLCSVDRCSITTSEGLGNSRDGFHPIHQRFSGFHASQCGFCTPGMCVSLFSALINAEKTPRVEPPPGFSKLTVSEAEKAISGNLCRCTGYRPIADACKSFAADVDMEDLGINSFWEKGDCKEVKVSKLPFYNPSDGICTFPEFLKNEIRSSVLCNSKRYSWYNPVSVKELQSMLISNSNENNTRVKLVVGNTGAGYYKEIEHYDKFVNLRYIPELSVIRRDNLGIEIGATVTISKAILALKKEKDFEFHPHAEAVFQRIADHMEKIASGFIRNSASVGGNLLMAQRNHFPSDIATILLAAGSSVNIMTDLIHEKLTLEEFLGRPPLDSRSVLLSVHIPCWETARNGFTKTDAKLLFETYRAAPRPLGNSLAYLNAAFLAKVTPCETSSGVIIDNIQLAFGAYGIKHATRARMVEDFLAGKLLSVNVLFEAIKLLGATIVPEVGTTRAAYRSSLAVSFLFEFLHSLLDGCNSHKQFSCIENAALSLSGKQVVESNLTNYPVGVPIIKAGAAIQASGEAVYVDDLPSPTNCLYGAFIYSKKPLARVKSVEIISKTLQGVAGVISFRDIPEGGDNVGAKTMFGPEPLFADDLTRFAGQPIAFVVADTQKLADMAAESAFIDYDTENLERPILTVEEAVERSSFFEVPPFLYPTQVGDFSKGMAEANHKILSAEIKLGSQYYFYMETQTALAIPDEDNCMLVYSSMQAPEYAHSTIARCLGVPEHNIRVITRRVGGGFGGKAIKAMPVATACALAAHKLRCPVRTYVNRKTDMVMAGGRHPMKITYSVGFKSNGKITALHLDILINGGFWADISPIMPRNMSGALKKYNWGALSFDIKVCKTNHSSKSAMRAPGEVQGSFIAEAVIEHVASVLSMDVDSVRNKNFHTFHSLNLFYKGSAGESFEYTLPSIWDKLAMSSCFDLRIDMVHEFNRSNKWKKRGISRVPIVHEVTVRPTPGRVSILRDGSVVVEVGGIELGQGLWTKVKQMTAFALSSIQCDGTEDLLEKVRVVQADTLSLVQGGFTAGSTTSESSCEAVRLCCNILVERLTPLKDKLKEQMGSVKWETLILQANMVAVNLSASTYFVPDSTSMQYLNYGAAVSEVEVNLLTGETRILQVDIIYDCGQSMNPAVDLGQIEGAFVQGVGFFMLEEYTTNPDGLVIADGTWTYKIPTIDTIPQSFNVELLNSGHHQKRVLSSKASGEPPLLLAVSVHCATRAAIKEARKQLSCWSGVDGCDSAFQLEVPATMPVVKELCGLDNVECYLKSLLST